AGTGTCTCAACCAACGATCGCAACACCCTTAAAACACTGGAAAGTGATCTTAAGCACGTCGTATTTGGCCAAGAGAAAGCCATTGAATCGGTAGCAACTTCGATAAAAATGGCAAGAGCAGGTCTAGGAAACCCACAAAAACCCATTGGTGCTTTCTTATTTAGCGGCCCAACTGGCGTAGGAAAAACCGAGGTGGCCCGCCAATTGGCTTACACGATGGGTATTGAACTACTACGCTTTGATATGTCCGAATATATGGAGCGCCACGCGGTTAGCCGTTTAATTGGCGCGCCTCCGGGCTATGTTGGTTTTGAGCAGGGCGGCCTACTCACCGAGGCGATTACCAAACACCCATATGCCGTATTACTGCTAGATGAAATCGAAAAAGCGCACCCAGATATCTTTAACGTGTTGTTACAAGTGATGGATCATGGCACGTTAACCGATAACAATGGACGCAAGGCTGACTTTAGAAATGTCGTTATTGTTATGACCACTAATACCGGCGCGGAAACACTCACAAAATCAGTAATTGGTTTTACAACGAGCAAGCAAACGGGCGATGAGATGCAAGAAATTAAGCGCATGTTTACGCCAGAATTCCGCAACCGCTTGGATGCGATTATTCCATTTGCACCGCTTTCGCACGAAATCATTATGCAAGTTGTAGATAAATTCCTCATTCAACTTGAAGTTCAGCTGCAGGAAAAGAAAGTAGAAGCACACTTTACTCCCGCGTTGAAAACGCACCTTGCCGCCGAAGGCTTTGACCCAATGATGGGGGCTAGGCCAATGGCAAGGCTGATTCAAGATACCATTAGGAAAGCGCTTGCCGATGAGCTGCTATTTGGTCGATTAATACATGGCGGCGAAGTGACTATCGATATTGATGATAATGGAAAAGTTAGCCTAGATATCTCCAATAAAGAAGCCATCCCAGCTTAAGATCTATGACATAAAAAGCCCCCCATCCAGCTTTGGATGGGGGGCTTTTTATGAACCTCATTCCTACATAACCAAGCCAAATAATTACACCTGTTGCTGTACCACAACAGTTTGAGCAGGCATTGGTACTGGAAATCCAGCAGCAGCCAAGCTTTCTTTAATCATGCGATTAGTATCAAAATAGACTTGCCAATAATGATCATTATGGCAATATGGGCGCACTACCAAGACAGGCCCAACCAAATTAAATTCAAGAATTTCTACATCGACCTTAGGCTCAGCCAATACATTAGGGATGGCGGTAATCTTATCACGCAACACCTGCATTGCTGCAACATGATCAGCACTCCCAGCCAATTGAGCCTTTAAATCAACTCTGCGAAATGGATTCAAAGTGAAATTCTGAATATTGTCAGAAAAAATCTTATTGTTTCCAACCAAAGTCATCACATTATCTGGCGTATTAATCATAGTAGAAAACAAACCAATTTCGCTTACTGTCCCTACAATCCCTCCCACCGCCACAAAATCACCCACCTTAAACGGCCGTAATACAATAATAAAAGCACCTGCGGCAAAGTTAGCCAATAAGCCGGACCACGCCATACCAATTGCAATACCACCAGCGGCAATTAGCGCTGCGAATGTTGTCGTTTGAATACCACAGTAGCCCAATATACCAATCACGAGCAAGATATTCAAAGTAACCGTAATGACTGAGCCCACATATCGCAATACAGTAGGATCAACCCTTTGCTTACTTAAAGAGTTTTGCACCAAACGAACGGCAAAACCGATCAGCCAGCGACCAATCACCCAAAAAGCAATCGCGGCAAAGATTTTCACCCCGAACTCTGTTACATAACCCATAGCAAGTTCTTGATACTTCTGCGCCCAAGTTGTATCCATTCTATATCTCCGCTAGCCGCCAAACGGCGGATTGACTATGAGATTAGCATACAGAGATTATTCTTATGAACGAGAACCACGCGGATGATGTTCTTTATGCAAAGATTTCAAACGAGCCGATGCAACATGAGTATAAATTTGCGTAGTTGTGATATCAGCGTGCCCTAGCAACATTTGCACCACCCGCAAATCAGCGCCATGATTTAACAAATGCGTGGCAAATGCATGCCTTAAAACGTGTGGGCTTAAATGACTCGCATCAATACCCGCCGCTGCAGCATACTGCTTAATGATGTACCAAAACCCTTGCCGAGTAAGCGGATGCCCACGCTGGTTAACAAAGGCCTCAGCCACCTGATGCACTCCAACCAACAAAGGTCGAGAATGGGCCAAATATTGTTCAACCCAATCAGCAGCCACCTCCCCCATCGGTACTAAACGCTGCTTCCCGCCCTTACCCGCCAAGATTTGCACATAACGTTCACGTAATTTTATTTGCCCTAATGGCAGAGTAACTAACTCAGTCACACGTAAACCGGTAGCGTACATCAGCTCCAGCATAGCCCGATCTCTTAAGCCACTTGCCTGATCAAGCTCTGGAGCCAATAAAAGCGCCTTGATGCGATCCTCATCCAAGGCCTTAGGTAAGGGGCGAATCCGTTTAGGCGCGGTCAGCTCAGCGGTAGGATCAAAACTTGCCTGCCCTGATAAAATCCAGTGTCGATAAAATTTGCGCAAGCTAGCCATACGCCGTGCCAAAGTGGCCGCCTTCATATCGCGGGCCTGCCTAGCTAAAAAAGCTTGCACACACTCCCGATCAGCATTCAGCAGATCACACTGCCGCTCCGCCAACAGCCACTGAGCCCAAATCAGCAAATCACGCCGATAACTATCAATGGTATTTTTAGAAAGCTGATCACTCAGCCAAACAGCATCTAAAAATTCATCAATTAAAAGTAATTGTTCATCCATGCCGCGCTTGCTCATGATTTAGCAACCAGCGCTTTATAGGCAACCAATCCACGCCATTTCGCCCAGCATTAAAACCACCCAAGCCCTTGGCCGCCACAACGCGATGACAAGGAATAAACAAAGGCAAAGGATTTCGACCACAAGCACCTCCTACCGATCGAGGACTGGACTGGATACGCTTGGAAATTTCGCCATAGGTTTGCACATTTCCTACAGGGATCGTCGCAATCTCAGCCAAAACCTTATGTTGATGCGCACTAACCGACAACATAAAAGGCAGATCCAAGACAAACAAAGGATTTTGAAAGTAACAAGCTAACTGACGTGCCGCCTCTACAAGCAAGGGACTTGTTGTCGCCAATAAAGGGGCAGAAGGAGGAAGAAATTCAAGCAAAATCAACTGTGCATCATGCTCGGCTAGCCCCAGAGGCCCGACGGGGCTCGCAATAACCGCATGATAAGCCATGCTTTCGATACGCATAACAACCTCAAACGATCTTTGTTATGGAAACGAAAACGCGGGCACTCGGCCCGCGTTTAAATACTGTTTGCTTAAAAAATTAAGCCGCAGCTTTAGCAACAATCTTACGTGCTGGCAATTTTTCCTTAATACGTGCAGATTTACCTGAACGATCACGGAGGTAGTAAAGCTTAGCACGACGTACATCGCCGCGACGCTTCACTTCAATACCAGCTACCAGTGGTGAGTAAGTTTGGAATGTACGCTCAACACCCATACCGGCAGAAATTTTACGCACGATAAAGGAGCTATTCAGGCCGCGATTACGCTTAGCAATCACAACACCTTCATAAGCCTGCAGACGCTCACGTGTACCTTCCTTAACCTTGACCTGAACGATCACGGTATCGCCAGGGGCGAACTCAGGAATAGTCTTAGCTAAGCGAGCGATTTCTTCTTGCTCAAGTATTTGAATCAAATCCATGGGGTATTACTCCAATGTGAAGCTTGTTCCTTCAAAGGTGGTCAAACCACCTGATCTTGGCTTATCACCAGATCCGCCTTAAATTCGGCCAGAAGACGAGCTTCCTCTTTTGATAGCTGTCGCTCTTTTAACAAGTCAGGCCTACGCAAAAGCGTTCGACCCAAAGACTGTTTTAAGCGCCAGCGCCGTATCAATGCATGATTTCCTGAAAGTAAGACTTCCGGTACGTTCATACCTAGATAATTTTCGGGACGGGTGTAATGCGGGCAATCCAGCAACCCATCCACAAATGAATCTTCTTCTGCACTCGCTGCGGTATTAAGCACACCAGGCAATTGGCGAATGATGGCATCCATCAATACCATTGCAGGCAGCTCTCCACCCGAAAGCACATAATCACCTACCGAGATTTCCTCGTCGATCTGGCGATCTAGCAAACGCTCATCTACACCTTCATAACGACCACATAACAAAACCAGACCCGGCTTTTTTGCTAGCTCTAGCACTTTATCATGCGTTAATGTCGCCCCTTGGGGAGATAAATAAACGGTATGCGTTATAGCAATACCAGCCTCACGCTGCCTATTTTTAGCGGCTTCCAGCGCGCTTTCTAGCGGCTCTGGCAACATCACCATACCGGGGCCACCACCATACGGCCGATCGTCCACAGTGCGGTGTTTGTCTATAGTGAAATCGCGTGGATTCCAACTGATTAGTTCAAACAAACCTAATTCAACCGCTCGCCGAGTAATTCCATGACGAGTGATCGCCTCAAACATCTCTGGAAACAAAGTAATCACATCAAAGTGATTTACCTCAGCCCTAGTAATCAAGGCCCCAATCCACAGAGATTGTTTTAGCAGCAAGATCAACCTTAAGCACAACATGAGGTACAAAAGGCAGCAGACGTTCGGTCTGGCCATCTTTTACAACGATCACATCGTTAGCTCCGGTTTCAAACAAGTTATCCACAACACCCAGCTTCTCACCTTGCTCATTGATGACATCTAGACCGATTAAATCGACCCAGTAATATTCATCAGCAGCAGGTACTGGCAGCAGGCTGCGTGAAACTGCAATTTTACAACTCTTTAACGCAAATGCCGCATCGCGATCATTTACACCTTCAAGTTGAGCTGCAAGTTTCTTGGTATGAACTTGGCCTTGAACAAGCGTATAAGCTTGCCATTGACCCTCCTGACCGATCCACCAAGTGTCGTAGTCAAAAAGACTATCGGCATCTTCAGTATCACCTACCAGATTGATCCAGCCATGAATACCAAAAGCCCCACTCACGTAACCCATGATCAAAAGATCATCTGGCACTGATAATGAAGCACGCTTTTGCGTAGTCACGGCTTGAATCAAGCAGCAACAGCAGCTGGTTTGTAGCTCTTCAGCAACTTGGCAACGGAGTCAGAAGCTTGCGCACCAACGCCTACCCAGTAACTTACGCGGTCCATAGCTAGACGCACGCCTTCTTCGCCATCTTTAGCGAGTGGGTTGTAAAAGCCAAGACGCTCAACAAAGCGACCGTCACGACGATTACGGGAGTCGGTTACAACAACGTTGTAAAACGGACGGTTTTTAGCACCGCCGCGGGAAAGACGAATAACAACCATGGCATTAAACCCAATAATGGAGATTAATTTAAAGGGGTTCGATTATGAAACAAAAACTCAAACCCCGCAAGAATAACCGGCAAAAGTACAGTAAAAACAATCACGTTGTAAAGCTTAACGTGATATTCGGCAGCCGGTCAGGAGCGAATTTTAATAAATAAGGTGCATCAAAGGGATGCATACCCCCCTCTACAAACAAGCAACGATCGGGGTCTGGGGCAATATCGTTTTACAAACCTGGCAACATTCCCTTCATGCCACTCATTCCACGCATCAGCTTCGCCATACCGCCTTTGGAGAACTGTTTCATCATTTTTTGCGTTTCTTCAAACTGCTTAAGCAAGCGATTCACTTCTTGAACTTGAACTCCAGCCCCAGCTGCAATGCGGCGTTTGCGGCTGGCTTTGAGTAACTCTGGTTTGCGACGCTCCTCTGGGGTCATCGAATTAATAATGCCCTCAATCCGAGCCACCGATTTGTCAGTCACTTGGCTGTTAGCCATCTGGCTCACTTGGCCTGGCAGTTTATCCATCAAGGCACTCATACCGCCCATTTTTTTCATTTGCTGGATTTGTATTTTAAAATCTTCCAAGTCAAACCCTTTACCGGATTTAACTTTTTTCATCATTTTAAGTGCTTCTTCTTGATCAACGCTATTTTGCACGTCTTCAATCAAGGACAGTACATCGCCCATTCCTAAAATACGGCCAGCCATACGGTCTGGATGGAATGGCTCTAGGCCGGAGAGCTTTTCACCCGTACCCAAAAATTTAATCGGTTTTCCCGTAATATTTCTGACAGATAATGCCGCACCACCTCGCGAATCACCATCCATTTTAGTCAACACAACGCCAGTCAAAGGCAGTGCTTCATTAAATGCTTTGGCAGTATTAACCGCGTCCTGCCCCTGCATGGCATCCACCACAAACAGAGTTTCAACCGGATTAACGGCCGCATGCAGAGCCTTAATTTCGGCCATTAAGGCTTCATCGATCGCCAAACGACCGGCCGTATCGACAATCAACACATCATGAAAATGTTTTTTCGCATAATCATGTGCAGCAAGCGCGATATCCACTGGCTTTTGCGCAACATCAGAAGGAAACCACTCAACCTCTAATTGCCCAGCCAGCGTTTTCAGTTGCTCAATCGCTGCGGGGCGATAAACGTCGGTCGATACCAACAAAACTTTCTTTTTTTGTGTTTCTTTAAGTAATTTTGCAAGCTTACCCGATGTAGTTGTCTTACCCGCCCCCTGTAAACCCGCCATTAAAATGACGGCAGGTGGTACGGCGGCTAAGTTCAACGCATCATTTTGTGCGCCCATTAGCTTGGTCAGTTCCTCATAAACAACACCAATTACCGCTTGACCAGGGGTAAGACTACCAATAACTTCTTGGCCCTGAGCGCGAACTTTTACGTCGTTAATAAATTGCTTAACAACAGGCAAAGCCACGTCAGCCTCAAGCAAGGCCATGCGCACTTCACGCATTGCGTCTTGAATATTGTCTTCTGTAAGGCGAGACTGGCCACGTAAATTTTTAACGACGCCAGATAGACGACTGGAAAGATTTTCGAACATGCTTGATCCTTTGCTTGGCGACTGCCCCAAGAGGGACCTCGCTCTGATAGACTTATATAATGAGCATTTTACCTGAAGTTAGCCCAGCGACTTATTTAGCGCTGCCGGCCTTAACCATTTATTTGTTGCTTGGCTGGCATTTTTGCCGCAGCCGGCTGGCTTCCTCTCACTCCAAAAGCCTGCTTACGCCAACTCTAGAGCAACTACTGTTAATCAGTGGCTTGTTGCTACACGCCTCCGCCCTCTTCCCCTCCCTACTTTGGGCAAGCACCTTGCACTTTGGTGCGGCAGAAGCATTATCGCTTAGCGCGTTTTCCACCTTGTGCATCTATGTATGTGGGCAACTTTTCTGGAAAATGGATGGCTTACAACCCCCTATGTTAGGCATAGCAGCGATATTTTTACTGCTATCACTACTATTGCCCACCGGGCATCCGATTACTTATCCATTAAGTCCATTATCACGTGGTCACTTTTTATTAGCCATGTTCGCCCACGGCATGCTGCTTAATGCCGCTGGAGTTGCCATTCTAATGCGTTTTGCAGATCAAACACTGCATCAAGCCAAAGCAGGGTCGTTAATACGCACACTTCCACCATTAATGACATTAGAAAAGCTCATGTTTGCCTGCGTACGCATGGGCTTTATTTTACTGACCTTTGCTCTTCTTTCAGGAATATTTTTTTCCGAACTTGCTTGGGGACATGGACTTGTTTTTTCACATAAAATTATTTTATCCATCGCAGCTTGGCTCGTATTCGGCACACTACTTTGGGGAAGATTTAAATATGGGTGGCGTGGACGCTTCGCTGCCAACTGGACTCTTGCTGGCTTTGCACTACTCTTCCTAGGGTATATAGGTAGTCGTTTTGTTTTTGAGGCGCTCTTGCACCGTATATAATCAACACGCTCCCACTCAACCACGGGCCATGTAATATTTTGGAACAGCTCTCCTTAGCATTTCTCTACACAGCGCTTGCTGCTTGCTTATTTACATCCGCTTTTTTTTCTGGAGCAGAAACCGCCATGATGGCGGTTAATCGCTATAAAGTAGCCAGCAAAGCGCGCCAAGGCCATCGCGCAGCAGTCCGTACCCAAAAATTATTAAGCCAAACGGATAAACTTCTTTCCGTCATTTTAATTGGCAATACCGTTATCAATACCGCCTCAGCGACATTATCAGCCCTTATTGCAGATCGATTATTTTCAGGTAATGATTTCGCCTTAGCGATTGCTACATTATTGGTGGCATTTGCTATCCTTATTTTTTCTGAAGCGACTCCCAAAGTACTTGCAGCAACGTACCCAGAACCCTTAGCTTACACCGCCTCTGCCCCCTTATTATTGCTATTAAGAGTACTTTACCCTGCGGTTTGGCTAGTTAATTTATTTGTTACCGGGTTAATTAACACATTACGCCTCAAAAAAAACCATGACAATCAACAAGCACTGTCACCAGAAGAACTGCGCTTATTGGTTTTAGAATCTGGGCGACATATGGAAAAAAAACACCATACAATGTTGTTAAACCTATTTGAGCTAGCGAGCATTACAGTTGATGATGTAATGACACCGCGCCACCAAATGGAAAGCATTGATTTAGACGCGCCAACGGATGAGATTCGCAAACAAATATCCACATGCCATCATACGCGCCTCCCTGTTTATTCAGGCAATCCTGACAATATCATTGGTATTTTACATAGTCGAAAAGTTCTATCATTAAAAGAAGATGAAATAGACCAAAGCAGTTTGCGTGAAATGATGCGCCCCCCATACTTTATTCCATCTAGTACTCCCTTATTTACGCAATTACAAAACTTTCAAGAAAACAAACGTAGAATAGCCGTCGTCGTTGATGAATATGGTGAAATGCAAGGGCTAGTTACTCTTGAAGATATTCTTGAGCAAGTCGTCGGAGAGTTCACCACTAACGCCCCTACGCAAGGAGCAAAAGTGTTGCGCCAACCCGATGGTAGTATTTTACTGGATGGTGCTTCAAGCCTACGTGAGTTAAATAGAAAGCTTCGATTAACGTTTCCTATAGATGGGCCCAAAACATTAAATGGCCTAATCCTTGAACACTTTCAAGATATACCAGACGCGGGAACGTGCTTAGTTTTGGCCGGCCAACGTCTTGAAATAGTTCAAACGCAGGACCGCAGTATTCGCGTAGTCCGGCTTTATGCAGCTAATATTTGATATGCAGTATAAATATATTTTTCTTTAGCTTCGAATAGCAACGCAATTTCAAAAGCTATTTGCTAAACTAAGGATGTAATAATCATTAGCTGTTTTTCCCTTTTTCGATTACATATTGAAGACCATGTCAGCTCCCAACACACCTGTATCTGGTCTTGCCCGCCTTCTTGTTCAGCACGGAAGATTGATTGAAGCGGACGCAGAGGCTTTGCAAGCTACGGCCAACAGCAGTAAAACGCCGTTCATTGAGCAACTCATACGCAGTCATAAAATGACTGCGAGGGATGTGGCTGAGTTTTCGTCGCAAGCCTTTGGCTACCCGCTACTCGACCTTGATCACCTTGATTCAAGCTATATCCCTCAAGGGGTCTTAGATCACAAAGTAATGCAGATCCAACGAATCGTGCCGCTTTTTAAGCGTGGCACGAAGCTATTTATTGGCCTATCTGACATCACTAACCTGCAAGCGCTTGAAGAAGTTCGCTTTCAAACCGGCTTGCAAGTCCAACCTCTGGTGGTTGAAGACAGCAAGTTAGTATCATTACTCGATAAACTTATAGAAGCCGCAGGTGGCAATTTAAGCAAAATGTCGCTAGATGACGTCGACCTAGAAATGGCCGGCGATGAAGAAGATGTCAGTCAAAACGACGCAGCAGCGAAGGAAGTGGATGACACTCCTATTGTTAAATATCTGCAAAAAATCTTACTTGATGCCATTAATGCTGGCGTTTCAGATATTCACTTTGAGCCCTACGAAAAGTACTTTCGGATTCGCTATCGACTAGACGGGGTATTGCGCGAAGTAGCTCAGCCCCCGCTGGCAATTAAAGACAAACTTGCATCTCGAATTAAAGTTATTTCTAAGCTCGATATTTCAGAAAAGCGCGTTCCTCAAGATGGCCGCATGAAGCTTGTGCTGTCTAAAAGTCGTGCAATTGATTTTCGGGTATCCACCATGCCAACCATGCATGGCGAGAAAATTTGTATGCGGATTTTAGATCCATCCTCTGCCACGCTGGGCATTGACGCCTTAGGTTACGATCCAGATCAAAAAGAAATTCTGCTTGAGGCCATCCAACGCCCATACGGCATGATCTTAGTAACAGGCCCAACCGGCTCAGGCAAAACAGTTTCACTCTATACCTGCTTGAATATTCTGAATCAGCCAGGGATTAATATCTCTACGGCAGAAGATCCATGCGAAATTAACTTGCCTGGCGTTAACCAAGTTAATGTCAATGAAAAATCAGGGCTCACCTTTGCCGTGGCGCTAAAAGCCTTTCTGCGTCAAGATCCTGACATCATCATGGTGGGGGAAATTCGTGACTTGGGTACCGCCGATATCTCGATTAAAGCGGCACAAACTGGGCATATGGTGTTTTCTACCTTACACACCAACGACGCCCCTACCACTCTAACCCGTATGTTAAACATGGGAATTGCCCCGTTTAACATCGCATCATCCGTTATTTTGATCACTGCTCAGCGCTTAGCTCGTAAGCTGTGCAGTTGCAAAGCGCACATTGATATCCCTCACCAAGCCTTACTGGATGCGGGCTTTTTAGAAGAAGATCTGGATGGCACTTGGAGCCCCTACAAGCCAGTTGGCTGTGATATTTGTAAGGGTTCAGGCTATAAAGGCCGTGTAGGGATTTACCAAGTCATGCCCATTACGGATGCAATGAACCGCATCATTATGACAAACGGCAACGCCATTGATATTGCAGATCAAGCAAAGCGAGACGGTGTTCGTGATTTGCGTCAGTCTGGCTTACGTAAAGTAAAGCAAGGTCTCACTTCATTAGAAGAAATTATGGCGGTGACGAATGAATAAAACACAAAGAGGGTCATCATGGCAGTAGCATCTAAAGCCCTAAAAGTAAAAGAATTTACTTTTGTATGGGAAGGTAAAGATCGTGGCGGCAAAATAGTTAAGGGCGAAATGCGTGCCAGTGGCGAGCACGTCGTAAAAAACACGCTGCGGCGCCAGGGTGTTAATGTTCTAAAAGTAAAGAAACAACGCATGGGCTCCAGTAAGAAAATTACTGACGAAGATATCACCATGTTTACACGCCAGCTTGCCACCATGCTCAAGTCAGGGGTTCCTTTACTTACCTCATTTGATATCGTCGCAAAAGGCCATAGCAATCCATCCGTAACCAAGTTGCTTTTAGATATCAAAAACGATATTGAAACCGGATCGTCCCTTACTCAAGCCTTTAGAAAACACCCTAATGAATTTGATGCGCTGTATTGCAACTTAATTCAAGCGGGTGAACAAGCTGGTATTTTGGATGCCCTACTCGCACGGCTTGCTACGTATAAAGAAAAAACACTTGGCGTTAAAAAGAAAATTAAATCGGCACTATTTTATCCAACTGCCGTGATTGTTGCTGCATTTGTGATTACGGCAGTCATTATGATTTTTGTTATTCCCGCATTTAAGGAGCTATTTTCTAGCTTTGGTGCAAACCTGCCAACACCAACGCTGGTTGTAATGGCAATTTCAGATGTTTTTGTTACCTACTGGTGGCTCATATTTGGCGGTATTTTTGGTGGGATTTGGGGCTTCTTAAAAGCGTGGAAAAAATCTGAAGCTATTCAAATCGTGATGGATCGCTTACTGCTAAAAATTCCAATCATTGGGCAAATTATGCTTAATGCAACCATTGCGCGCTGGTGCCGCACCTTGTCCACCATGTTTGCAGCAGGAGTGCCATTAGTAGAATCACTCGACTCGGTGGGCGGTGCGGCGGGTAATTATCTGTATAAAATTGCCACCAAAAAAATTCAAAATGAAGTAAGTACTGGCACTAGCCTCACTTTGTCCATGCAAAGCACCAATATGTTTCCCAATATGGTGATGCAAATGGTCGCAATTGGTGAAGAATCTGGTGCATTAGATTCAATGCTCAGTAAAGTCGCCGATTATTATGAAGAAGAGGTAGATAACGCCGTTGAAGCGCTTTCCAGCTTAATGGAGCCCATCATTATGGTGGTCTTAGGTACGCTGATTGGTGGTCTAGTGGTTGCTATGTACTTACCAATTTTCAAAATGGGCGAGGTTGTCGGTTAATGATTGAGTTGTTTTTAGATAACCCCGCCATATTTGGCGGGTTTTTATTCGCACTAGGCTTATTGGTTGGTAGTTTTTTAAATGTCGTAATCCATCGCATTCCCAAAATGATGGAGCAGCAATTCAGGCAAGAATGCCAGCTGATTGATGCCCCCATCGACGCGCCGATGCCACAAGCCACTTGCTATAACTTAATTGTTCCTCGCTCAGCCTGCCCCAGCTGTGGCCATGCAATAAGTGCATTAGAAAATATTCCCGTGATTAGCTATCTAATGTTAAAGGGGCGCTGTCGAGGGTGCAAGATTCGCATTAGTCCACGTTACCCCTTAGTCGAGCTACTTTGTGCAACGCTTACCGCTGTTGCTGGGCTGCACTTTGGAGTAACCATTACAGCCATCGCAGCTATTTTACTCACATGGTTTTTGATCGCCTTAGTCTTTATTGATGCCGATACCTATTTACTGCCAGACAGCATCACGCTGCCCTTGCTTTGGCTAGGACTTCTATTCAACTTAAATAATGTTTTTGTACCTTTAGATCAGGCTGTAATTGGGGCCGTTGCCGGTTACCTTGTACTGTGGAGCGTGTACTGGATATTCAAACTCATTACCGGCAAGGAAGGAATGGGCTATGGTGACTTCAAACTACTTGCAGCCCTTGGCGCATGGTTCGGATGGCAAGCACTGCCGAGCGTCATATTACTTT
This genomic interval from Iodobacter fluviatilis contains the following:
- a CDS encoding HlyC/CorC family transporter is translated as MEQLSLAFLYTALAACLFTSAFFSGAETAMMAVNRYKVASKARQGHRAAVRTQKLLSQTDKLLSVILIGNTVINTASATLSALIADRLFSGNDFALAIATLLVAFAILIFSEATPKVLAATYPEPLAYTASAPLLLLLRVLYPAVWLVNLFVTGLINTLRLKKNHDNQQALSPEELRLLVLESGRHMEKKHHTMLLNLFELASITVDDVMTPRHQMESIDLDAPTDEIRKQISTCHHTRLPVYSGNPDNIIGILHSRKVLSLKEDEIDQSSLREMMRPPYFIPSSTPLFTQLQNFQENKRRIAVVVDEYGEMQGLVTLEDILEQVVGEFTTNAPTQGAKVLRQPDGSILLDGASSLRELNRKLRLTFPIDGPKTLNGLILEHFQDIPDAGTCLVLAGQRLEIVQTQDRSIRVVRLYAANI
- the pilB gene encoding type IV-A pilus assembly ATPase PilB, producing MSAPNTPVSGLARLLVQHGRLIEADAEALQATANSSKTPFIEQLIRSHKMTARDVAEFSSQAFGYPLLDLDHLDSSYIPQGVLDHKVMQIQRIVPLFKRGTKLFIGLSDITNLQALEEVRFQTGLQVQPLVVEDSKLVSLLDKLIEAAGGNLSKMSLDDVDLEMAGDEEDVSQNDAAAKEVDDTPIVKYLQKILLDAINAGVSDIHFEPYEKYFRIRYRLDGVLREVAQPPLAIKDKLASRIKVISKLDISEKRVPQDGRMKLVLSKSRAIDFRVSTMPTMHGEKICMRILDPSSATLGIDALGYDPDQKEILLEAIQRPYGMILVTGPTGSGKTVSLYTCLNILNQPGINISTAEDPCEINLPGVNQVNVNEKSGLTFAVALKAFLRQDPDIIMVGEIRDLGTADISIKAAQTGHMVFSTLHTNDAPTTLTRMLNMGIAPFNIASSVILITAQRLARKLCSCKAHIDIPHQALLDAGFLEEDLDGTWSPYKPVGCDICKGSGYKGRVGIYQVMPITDAMNRIIMTNGNAIDIADQAKRDGVRDLRQSGLRKVKQGLTSLEEIMAVTNE
- a CDS encoding type II secretion system F family protein — translated: MAVASKALKVKEFTFVWEGKDRGGKIVKGEMRASGEHVVKNTLRRQGVNVLKVKKQRMGSSKKITDEDITMFTRQLATMLKSGVPLLTSFDIVAKGHSNPSVTKLLLDIKNDIETGSSLTQAFRKHPNEFDALYCNLIQAGEQAGILDALLARLATYKEKTLGVKKKIKSALFYPTAVIVAAFVITAVIMIFVIPAFKELFSSFGANLPTPTLVVMAISDVFVTYWWLIFGGIFGGIWGFLKAWKKSEAIQIVMDRLLLKIPIIGQIMLNATIARWCRTLSTMFAAGVPLVESLDSVGGAAGNYLYKIATKKIQNEVSTGTSLTLSMQSTNMFPNMVMQMVAIGEESGALDSMLSKVADYYEEEVDNAVEALSSLMEPIIMVVLGTLIGGLVVAMYLPIFKMGEVVG
- a CDS encoding prepilin peptidase, with the translated sequence MIELFLDNPAIFGGFLFALGLLVGSFLNVVIHRIPKMMEQQFRQECQLIDAPIDAPMPQATCYNLIVPRSACPSCGHAISALENIPVISYLMLKGRCRGCKIRISPRYPLVELLCATLTAVAGLHFGVTITAIAAILLTWFLIALVFIDADTYLLPDSITLPLLWLGLLFNLNNVFVPLDQAVIGAVAGYLVLWSVYWIFKLITGKEGMGYGDFKLLAALGAWFGWQALPSVILLSSISGAVIGIALAILAKRGMGKPMPFGPYLGIAGWLTLIFGTTLQQMIFNGGAI